One segment of Brassica rapa cultivar Chiifu-401-42 unplaced genomic scaffold, CAAS_Brap_v3.01 Scaffold0903, whole genome shotgun sequence DNA contains the following:
- the LOC117131413 gene encoding uncharacterized protein LOC117131413, whose translation MASSFRKLFKSKNASTSSNSTINSREIMSKITTFNQEISRDHLPHINPEHIYQIGTFDFKTAYSIKEHEQTLSLQNEFEEIKLLSSLALEKYKQKGFNYIHFGLIQIAIKPLSRTGIDSPILMLLRHKTLLKFEDSLLGAVQSNLCNGAVYFNCAPNFQVSLHDPTILNTLTLNVHLPEIKFQNERHGYLLLYRVYFKQSTSEFNPRCLLQDDKGETTILAVHSKDTPTATYTPKQLKWDEITIPDQWKIEITQPPRNFEQKNISKIIEQKDGKILLRFGSYRDPLPPRISSYHSRASFSEYRTGQSSTNSETESVNQNSKQDEPIRFKAPIAEPDQDAYPTSPTPSDFRSINVITKKYEIDKQYIREDFYSKENEEKRSWYFKTFSKQQTNEYREKWYDCMILKEMNIPFFVWFEIYSIAHNINYPFKTINASISLSQVWEQVDGNKIKAIHPPLNDLKINTLNRQILATPLPG comes from the coding sequence ATGGCGTCTTCGTTTAGAAAActttttaaatcaaaaaatgCATCAACCTCTTCAAATTCAACAATTAACTCAAGAGAAATTATGTCAAAAATAACAACGTTTAATCAAGAAATATCAAGAGATCATTTACCGCATATTAATCCAgaacatatatatcaaataggaacttttgattttaaaacaGCTTATTCAATTAAAGAACATGAGCAAACTTTGTCTCTACAAAATGAATTTGAAGAAATTAAGTTATTATCTTCTCTAGCTTTGgaaaaatataagcaaaaagGATTTAATTACATTCATTTTGGTCTAATCCAAATTGCTATAAAACCCTTATCAAGAACAGGTATAGACTCGCCAATATTAATGTTATTAAGACATAAAACTCTCTTAAAATTTGAAGACTCTCTTTTAGGAGCAGTACAATCAAATTTATGCAATGGTGCTGTATATTTTAATTGTGCCCCTAACTTTCAAGTAAGCTTGCATGACCCAACCATACTCAATACTTTAACTTTAAATGTACATTTACctgaaataaaatttcaaaatgaaaGACATGGATATCTTCTACTTTATCGAGTTTATTTTAAGCAATCAACTTCTGAGTTTAACCCAAGATGTCTATTACAAGATGATAAAGGAGAAACAACAATTCTAGCAGTCCATAGTAAAGATACACCAACAGCTACATACACACCAAAGCAATTAAAATGGGATGAAATAACTATTCCAGATCAATGGAAAATTGAAATTACTCAACCGCCTAGAAATTTTGAGCAAAagaatatatctaaaataattgaGCAGAAAGatggaaaaatattattaaggtTTGGATCTTATAGGGATCCACTTCCACCTAGAATAAGTTCGTATCATTCAAGAGCCTCTTTTTCTGAATATCGTACGGGTCAATCCAGTACAAATTCAGAAACGGAAAGTGTAAATCAAAACTCTAAACAAGATGAACCGATAAGATTTAAAGCACCAATAGCAGAACCAGATCAAGATGCATATCCAACATCACCTACTCCATCAGATTTTAGATCAATAaatgttataactaaaaaatacGAAATTGATAAACAATATATAAGAGAAGACttttattcaaaagaaaatgaagaaaaacgaagttggtattttaaaactttctCTAAACAACAAACCAATGAGTACAGAGAAAAATGGTATGATTGTATGATACTAAAAGAAATGAATATTCCATTTTTCGTATGGTTTGAAATTTATTCAATAGCTCATAATATCAATTATCCATTCAAGACGATTAATGCGAGTATATCATTAAGCCAAGTATGGGAACAAGTGGatggaaataaaattaaagcaaTTCATCCACCTTTAAATGATTTAAAGATAAATACTTTAAACCGACAAATTCTAGCTACACCCTtaccaggatga
- the LOC117131412 gene encoding uncharacterized protein LOC117131412 isoform X2 yields MSDQKMKKPMTASDYIKNQPHLQGRTLTPNPYSALAEYPPLSYSKAVSEKSSKMEAQSSTATPNTTSNTTPNTKPVYYTKPYKQHLMTTPYTKPVNLTQLKTFINRVFYEDSPWPTDNITKNQSFYEYILVDSKSIEITHYKDKTNPNLINYSTCKFLRICSTQDLGFIHHHTTKPFSTPGYHIDGYTYTDYKNAFFRAFLLRPYDHSWFFSFDQNCTKTIPGWFNEWWYWYGPADPIYPDQVLKTSYPFYKKHVFDQPVGPLNKIWFHIDMGIPWICSWHFTLAIALQDMPYSLLREFRVKWWEKYNLDRCSLAGIQKYFQITNQAKTAIQTISKSIPLLNPTQISQTNPSPQKRPTSSPTSSTTSSSSQKSSRKEKMKKLIAEMLTQFEAEHDDTDDDNQQVDIMQPEDPYGGPLGQDPYDIKKKKKKKKRKPKSMSIFTISILSIF; encoded by the coding sequence ATGAGTGACCAGAAGATGAAAAAGCCGATGACAGCCTCAGATTATATCAAAAACCAACCACATCTCCAAGGAAGGACTTTAACTCCAAACCCTTACTCAGCATTAGCTGAATATCCTCCTCTATCTTATTCAAAAGCAGTCTCTGAAAAGTCATCAAAGATGGAAGCACAATCATCTACAGCAACCCCAAACACAACCTCAAACACTACTCCAAACACTAAACCAGTCTACTACACCAAACCTTATAAGCAACACCTTATGACGACCCCATACACTAAACCAGTAAACCTTACCCAACTCAAAACCTTCATCAATCGAGTCTTCTACGAGGACAGTCCCTGGCCAACAGATAACATAACCAAAAACCAATCCTTTTATGAGTATATTCTAGTAGACTCTAAGTCTATAGAAATCACCCATTACAAAGACAAGACGAACCCAAACCTCATCAACTATTCAACCTGCAAATTCCTACGAATTTGTTCTACCCAAGACCTTGGTTTTATACATCATCATACAACAAAACCTTTTTCTACCCCAGGCTATCATATCGACGGCTACACCTATACCGATTACAAAAATGCCTTTTTCCGAGCCTTTTTACTCAGACCCTATGACCACTCTTGGTTCTTCAGTTTTGATCAAAACTGCACAAAGACGATACCAGGATGGTTCAACGAATGGTGGTATTGGTACGGACCAGCAGATCCGATCTACCCCGACCAAGTACTCAAGACCTCCTACCCATTCTACAAGAAACACGTATTTGATCAACCAGTTGGGCCTCTAAACAAAATTTGGTTTCATATTGACATGGGCATCCCATGGATATGTTCATGGCATTTTACCCTTGCTATCGCTCTCCAAGACATGCCTTATTCTCTCCTCCGGGAATTCAGAGTCAAATGGTGGGAAAAATATAACCTTGACAGATGTTCCCTTGCAggtatccaaaaatatttccaAATTACAAATCAAGCCAAAACAGCAATCCAAACTATATCCAAATCTATACCTCTTCTCAACCCAACCCAAATATCCCAAACAAATCCAAGTCCACAAAAAAGACCAACATCAAGTCCAACAAGTTCAACAACCTCTTCCTCTTCCCAGAAATCATCAAGAAaggaaaaaatgaagaaacttATCGCCGAAATGCTGACGCAATTTGAGGCGGAACATGATGATACAGACGATGACAACCAACAAGTTGACATTATGCAACCTGAAGATCCTTACGGCGGCCCGTTAGGCCAAGATCcgtatgatataaaaaaaaaaaaaaaaaaaaaaaaaagaaaacctaAAAGTATGTCTATATTTACAATTTCGATTTTAAGTATATTCTAG
- the LOC117131412 gene encoding uncharacterized protein LOC117131412 isoform X1, which translates to MASSFRKLFKSKNASTSSNSTINSREIMSKITTFNQEISRDHLPHINPEHIYQIGTFDFKTAYSIKEHEQTLSLQNEFEEIKLLSSLALEKYKQKGFNYIHFGLIQIAIKPLSRTGIDSPILMLLRDKTLLKFEDSLLGAVQSNLCNGAVYFNCAPNFQVSLHDPTILNTLTLNVHLPEIKFQNERHGYLLLYRVYFKQSTSEFNPRCLLQDDKGETTILAVHSKDTPTATYTPKQLKWDEITIPDQWKIEITQPPRNFEQKNISKIIEQKDGKILLRFGSYRDPLPPRISSYHSRASFSEYRTGQSSTNSETESVNQNSKQDEPIRFKAPIAEPDQDAYPTSPTPSDFRSINVITKKYEIDKQYIREDFYSKENEEKRSWYFKTFSKQQTNEYREKWYDCMILKEMNIPFFVWFEIYSIAHNINYPFKTINASISLSQVWEQVDGNKIKAIHPPLNDLKINTLNRQILATPFKTGANKDDKEPVLMQDIKSIYQQNNYQSQILHTISKQIDSIDNKININEKGKVDQHTQHPFSSTTYPIFKPTTRQIKFPENEILKSISTRLDRLDKGKGINTIDEDNNESIQTSSQSENDIQEINRIKNKSRKPYYPRHTPPDLLFEEHHKYTSKEYSGESIYEWNIDGRSEYEMLNLFQEMVMATMAYKGRGNNDQQSCILLVSGFTGALRYWWDNSLDAITQESIINHVEIKQQEDEEGFMNDIEVQNAVEVLIHTLTMHFIGNPKEELESKKIILTNLRCPTLGDFKWYKDVFITNIFQRNDCNQAFWKERFISGLPSFFAERVIGKLKEYSGGQPIPWNTITYGQLFAFIKKEGLAICQEHKDKKRNDKFKFKITMGSFCDQYGYNQLNPPSRIKRLKHRHNKTNYFHKNNKFNKKSTNQYYTKNNKHKSNNKQKIVCWNCKRPGHKSTECKMKKKINEIFQNQPDIQEKLTKLLISESEISEESSCDNSIDEIGNISDTSIESQELSDNLCNCKIINVITKDIDKQFLLDIIDKIDDPKIKKEYLTKLKDIIYQENQLSCPQPFSLNKIFDKYPTQSLFKQVTTGELQNEVKQLKTQIKELQLIVNQHELKQLQTDAKLSLIEAKNTPTSTTSLNQASTSNTNLENDENKQIEPTEDYIQIINKINYQKWYTNITLHVGHDFKINIIALMDTGADYNCIREGIIPTKYYEKTTEKLSGANGSNLKVQYKLSCAKICNQGYCFKNQFILVKNLTQEIILGTPFFTQIYPFKVTEIGVTTKVVGTKLSFEFLSPMKTKEILSLQQNSIQKTINLIKGKQNHIQYLQNEIAYKKIEEQLKMPYIISKIKAIENDILNQICSELPNAFWERKQHTVELPYIKEFNERNIPTKARPIQMNKELLEHCKKEINDLLDKKLIRSSKSPWSCSAFYVNNQAEKERGIPRLVINYKPLNDVLQWIRYPIPNKRDLLKRLYNAKIYSKFDMKSGFWQIQIAEKDKYKTAFTVPFGHYEWNVMPFGLKNAPSEFQHIMNDIFNNYSKFTIVYIDDVLVYSTTIDQHISHLNTFLSIVKKHGLVISAKKISLFQTKIRFLGHNIYQGTITPISRSIEFADKFPDELREKTQLQRFLGCLNYVSDFLPNLRKTIQPLFQRLQKNPKPWTNQHTLLVKQVKQKVKTLPCLSIPNPEADMIVETDASEIGYGGILKQKLPQSKQESIVRFHSGVWLGPQKHYSTVKKEVLSIVNCISKFQDDLINKKFLLRVDCKSAKEILQKDVKNLVSKQIFARWQAILSVFDFDIQYIKGEKNSLPDFLTREYLQGKSTDNQQQQDIQNE; encoded by the coding sequence ATGGCGTCTTCGTTTAGAAAActttttaaatcaaaaaatgCATCAACCTCTTCAAATTCAACAATTAACTCAAGAGAAATTATGTCAAAAATAACAACGTTTAATCAAGAAATATCAAGAGATCATTTACCGCATATTAATCCAgaacatatatatcaaataggaacttttgattttaaaacaGCTTATTCAATTAAAGAACATGAGCAAACTTTGTCTCTACAAAATGAATTTGAAGAAATTAAGTTATTATCTTCTCTAGCTTTGgaaaaatataagcaaaaagGATTTAATTACATTCATTTTGGTCTAATCCAAATTGCTATAAAACCCTTATCAAGAACAGGTATAGACTCGCCAATATTAATGTTATTAAGAGATAAAACTCTCTTAAAATTTGAAGACTCTCTTTTAGGAGCAGTACAATCAAATTTATGCAATGGTGCTGTATATTTTAATTGTGCCCCTAACTTTCAAGTAAGCTTGCATGACCCAACCATACTCAATACTTTAACTTTAAATGTACATTTACctgaaataaaatttcaaaatgaaaGACATGGATATCTTCTACTTTATCGAGTTTATTTTAAGCAATCAACTTCTGAGTTTAACCCAAGATGTCTATTACAAGATGATAAAGGAGAAACAACAATTCTAGCAGTCCATAGTAAAGATACACCAACAGCTACATACACACCAAAGCAATTAAAATGGGATGAAATAACTATTCCAGATCAATGGAAAATTGAAATTACTCAACCGCCTAGAAATTTTGAGCAAAagaatatatctaaaataattgaGCAGAAAGatggaaaaatattattaaggtTTGGATCTTATAGGGATCCACTTCCACCTAGAATAAGTTCGTATCATTCAAGAGCCTCTTTTTCTGAATATCGTACGGGTCAATCCAGTACAAATTCAGAAACGGAAAGTGTAAATCAAAACTCTAAACAAGATGAACCGATAAGATTTAAAGCACCAATAGCAGAACCAGATCAAGATGCATATCCAACATCACCTACTCCATCAGATTTTAGATCAATAaatgttataactaaaaaatacGAAATTGATAAACAATATATAAGAGAAGACttttattcaaaagaaaatgaagaaaaacgaagttggtattttaaaactttctCTAAACAACAAACCAATGAGTACAGAGAAAAATGGTATGATTGTATGATACTAAAAGAAATGAATATTCCATTTTTCGTATGGTTTGAAATTTATTCAATAGCTCATAATATCAATTATCCATTCAAGACGATTAATGCGAGTATATCATTAAGCCAAGTATGGGAACAAGTGGatggaaataaaattaaagcaaTTCATCCACCTTTAAATGATTTAAAGATAAATACTTTAAACCGACAAATTCTAGCTACACCCTTTAAAACTGGAGCTAACAAAGATGATAAAGAACCAGTGTTAATGCAAGATATTAAATCTATATATCAACAGAACAATTATCAAAGTCAAATACTACATACAATTTCTAAACAGATAGACAGCattgataataaaataaatattaatgaaaaaggaaaagtgGACCAACACACTCAACACCCTTTCTCATCAACGACCTACCCAATCTTTAAACCAACAACAAGACAAATCAAATTTcctgaaaatgaaattttaaaatcaatttcGACCAGATTAGACAGGTTAGATAAAGGAAAAGGAATAAACACTATAGATGAAGATAACAATGAATCTATCCAAACCTCCTCACAATCAGAAAACGATATACAAGAAATAAatcgaataaaaaataaatcaagaaaaccaTATTATCCTAGGCATACTCCACCTGATTTATTATTTGAAGAACATCACAAATATACTAGTAAAGAATACTCTGGAGAAAGTATATACGAATGGAATATAGATGGACGATCAGAATATGAAATGCTAAATTTATTTCAAGAAATGGTAATGGCTACAATGGCTTACAAAGGTAGAGGAAATAATGATCAACAATCATGCATTTTGTTAGTATCTGGATTTACTGGAGCATTAAGATATTGGTGGGATAACTCATTAGACGCAATTACACAAGAATCTATAATTAATCATGTTGAAATAAAAcaacaagaagatgaagagggaTTTATGAATGATATAGAGGTGCAAAACGCAGTAGAAGTATTAATACATACTTTAACAATGCATTTTATTGGAAATCCTAAAGAAGAAttagaaagtaaaaaaattatattaacaaatttaagGTGTCCAACATTAGGAGATTTTAAATGGTACAAGGATGTTTTTATAACAAACATATTCCAAAGAAACGATTGTAATCAAGCATTTTGGAAAGAACGGTTTATCTCAGGATTACCATCTTTCTTTGCAGAAAGAGTAATTGGTAAATTAAAAGAGTATTCAGGAGGACAACCAATCCCTTGGAATACGATTACTTACGGACAATTATTCGCATTTATAAAGAAAGAAGGATTAGCTATATGTCAAGAACATAAAGATAAAAAACGAAATGataaatttaagtttaaaaTAACTATGGGATCATTCTGTGATCAGTATGGCTATAATCAACTTAATCCTCCATCAAGAATTAAACGACTAAAGCATAGGCataataaaactaattattttcataaaaataataaatttaataaaaaatcaacaaatcaaTACTATACAAAGAATAATAAGCACAAATCAAATAATAAGCAGAAAATAGTATGTTGGAATTGTAAAAGACCTGGACATAAATCCACGGaatgtaaaatgaaaaagaagataaatgaaatatttcaaaatcaaCCAGATATACAAGAAAAATTAACTAAACTATTAATATCAGAATCAGAAATATCAGAAGAATCAAGTTGTGATAACTCTATAGATGAGATAGGAAATATTAGTGATACTTCAATAGAATCACAAGAATTGTCTGATAATCTATGCAATTGTAAAATTATTAACGTTATAACAAAAGATATTGATAAACAATTTCTACTAGACATAATTGATAAAATTGACGATCCAAAAATTAAGAAAGAATATTTAACTAAACTAAAAGATATAATATATCAAGAAAACCAATTATCTTGCCCTCAACCctttagtttaaataaaatatttgacaaATATCCTACACAAAGTTTATTTAAGCAAGTAACTACGGGAGAACTACAAAATGAAGTTAAGCAATTAAAAACGCAAATTAAAGAATTACAATTAATAGTAAATCAACACGAATTAAAACAATTGCAAACGGATGCTAAATTATCATTAATAGAAGCAAAAAATACTCCAACATCTACAACTAGTTTAAATCAAGCATCTACAAGTAATACAAATCTAGAAAATGACGAAAATAAGCAAATCGAACCTACCGAAGActatattcaaataattaataaaatcaattatcaAAAATGGTATACAAATATTACCTTACATGTGGGACATGATTTCAAAATAAACATAATAGCATTAATGGATACAGGTGCTGATTACAACTGTATTCGCGAAGGAATTATACCaactaaatattatgaaaaaacAACTGAAAAATTAAGTGGAGCAAACGGAAGTAATTTAAAGGTACAATATAAACTATCATGTGCAAAAATATGTAACCAAGGATATTGCTTCAAAAATCAATTTATTCTAGTAAAAAACTTAACACAAGAAATAATATTAGGAACTCCATTTTTTACTCAAATATATCCATTCAAAGTAACAGAAATAGGAGTAACCACAAAAGTAGTAGGAACAAAATTATCATTTGAATTCTTATCTCCTATGAAAACCAAAGAAATACTAAGCTTACAACAAAATTCTAttcaaaaaacaattaatttaataaaagggAAACAAAATCATATACAATATCTACAAAATGAAATAGCatacaaaaaaatagaagaacaaCTTAAGATGCCTTACATAATAAGCAAGATAAAAGCTATTGAAAACGATATATTAAACCAAATCTGTTCAGAATTGCCAAACGCTTTCTGGGAAAGAAAACAACATACAGTTGAACTCCCATATATAAAAGAGTTTAACGAAAGAAATATACCAACTAAAGCAAGACCTATTCAAATGAATAAGGAGTTATTAGAACACtgtaaaaaggaaataaatgatttattagACAAAAAATTAATCAGGTCATCCAAATCTCCCTGGAGCTGTTCGGCCttttatgtaaataatcaaGCTGAAAAAGAACGTGGGATACCAAGATTAgtaataaattataaaccatTAAATGATGTATTACAATGGATACGATATCCAATACCTAACAAAAGAGATTTATTAAAACGACTTTATAATgcaaaaatttattcaaaatttgacatgAAAAGTGGCTTTTGGCAAATACAAATTGccgaaaaagataaatataaaacagCATTTACCGTACCATTCGGACATTATGAATGGAATgtaatgccttttggtcttaAAAACGCACCTTCTGAATTTCAACATATAATGAATGATATATtcaataattattcaaaatttacaaTTGTCTACATAGATGACGTGTTAGTATACTCCACTACAATAGACCAACACATTAGTCACTTAAACACATTCCTCAGTATAGTAAAAAAACATGGATTAGTTATATCAGCCAAGAAAATTTCTTTATTccaaacaaaaataagatttttaggACATAATATATATCAAGGAACAATCACACCTATTTCAAGATCAATTGAATTCGCAGATAAATTTCCTGACGAGTTAAGAGAAAAAACCCAATTACAAAGATTTTTAGGATGTCTAAACTATGTTTCAGACTTCTTACCCAATCTTAGGAAAACAATTCAACCATTATTTCAACGGTTACAAAAGAATCCAAAACCATGGACTAATCAACATACCCTTTTAGTCAAACAAGTTAAGCAAAAGGTTAAAACTCTTCCATGCCTTTCCATACCAAATCCTGAAGCTGACATGATAGTTGAAACTGATGCTTCAGAAATAGGTTATGGAGGAATTCTTAAGCAAAAATTACCACAATCAAAACAAGAATCTATAGTTCGATTCCATTCAGGAGTCTGGTTAGGACCACAAAAGCATTATTCAACAGTAAAGAAAGAAGTTCTCTCAATTGTTAATTGTATCTCAAAATTCCAAGATGACTTAATCAACAAAAAGTTTTTACTAAGAGTAGATTGCAAATCAGCAAAAGAAATATTACAAAAAGATGTCAAAAACCTAgtatcaaaacaaatatttgcTAGATGGCAAGCAATATTATCCGTTTTCGATTTCGATATtcaatatattaaaggagaaaaaaattctttacCCGACTTTCTAACAAGAGAATATTTGCAGGGAAAATCCACAGataatcaacaacaacaagataTTCAAAATGAGTGA